The Miltoncostaea marina DNA window CCGCTTCTGGGAGATCGATGTGGCGCGCACCATCGCGCTGGCGATGATGGTCACCTACCACGCGGTCTACGACATCGACATGCTGTCGCCCGGCCTCGGCCCGGATCCTTTCCTGGGTGGATGGGGGGCGCTCCCCGAGGCGACGGCGTCGCTCTTCCTGCTGGTCGCGGGCGCTTCCCTTGCGGTTTCGGACGCCCGCATGCGCGCGCGCGGCGACGGATCGCTGGCTCGGCTGCGACGACATCTGCGTCGCGCAGCGGTGATCATGGCCGCCGCTGTGGTCGTGTCGGGGGCGACCGCAGTGGCGTTCGATGACCGTTATGTCCGCTTCGGCATCCTCCACGCGATCGCCGCCGGCACGGTTGTGGCCGCCCTGACGGTCCGCTTGGGATTCCTCAACGCGCCCATCGGCGTGGCGGTCCTCGTCGGGGCGCTCACCCTCCCCGAAGCGGGAGAAGGTTCGGCCTGGCTGCTCCCACTGGGTGTTGTGCCCGCGGGCTTCAGCAGCGTGGACTACTGGCCCCTCGTCCCGTGGCTCGGTCCATTGCTGGTCGGCGTGGCGCTCGGGCGCCTCCTCTATCCGGGAGGCGGCCGCGGCCGGCTCATCGGCCGGCTCGACGGTGCCGGCGCCCGGGCGGGCGCTCTCACCGTACCCGCGCGGCACTCGCTCACCATCTACCTCGTTCACCAGCTCGTGCTCGTGCCACTCGTTTGGGCCATCCTTCTCGTGTCGGGAGCCGAGGTCTGGTCGCCGGCATGAGGTTCGCGCGATGACGATCTCCACCCGCCGGCCCGATCGAGCGCGCCGCCCGGCCCGCCCGGTCCTGAGGCGCGACTCCGCGGTCCGCGTGGCGATGCTCGGCGGGGTCGCCTTCGCCGCGCTGGCGGTCCTCCTGGTGCGGCTCTGGTTCCTCCAGGTGATCTCCCAGGAGCGCTATGCGGAGCTCGCCGACGCCAACCGGCTGCGCACCGTGCGTCAGGAGGCGCCACGCGGCGCGATCGTGGACCGCGAGGGACGGACGCTCGTCACTCATCGCACGGGGATGAGCGTTGTGGCGCGGGCGGCCGAGTTCGAGGACGGGCGCCGTTGGGGGGTCGTCCGCCGACTCGCCCGCGCGCTCGGCGTTCCGGCGCAGCCCCTCATCAAGGAGATCCGAGCGAAGGCGGGCACGCCGCTCGCAACCGTCATGCTCGCCGAGGATATCGACGACACGACGATGCGGTATCTCTCGGAGCGTCGTCGTGACTTCCCGGGCATCGACCTCGCGGAGACGTACCCTCGCGAGTACGTCGCGGGCACGTCGCTCGCGCACGTCCTCGGCTATACGGGCCCGATCACCGCGGAGACGCTGGACGAATACCGGGCGCGGGGGTACCTCGGCGATGAGACCGTGGGGGTCAGCGGCCTCGAGGCGCAGTACGAGGAGTACCTCGCCGGCACGCCGGGTGAGACCGTCGTGGAGGTCGATGCCTTCGGCGAACCGCGCGGCCGCGGTGCCGTCTCCGTGACGGCACCGCGCCGCGGGAACACCCTCGAGCTCGCGATCGACCTGCCGACCCAACGGGCGCTCGGCCGGGCGCTCGCGGAGCGCGTCGCCGCCAGCGGCAGCGAGGGCGGCGCGGCGGGCGTCGCGCTCGACCCGCGCACGGGCGAGGTGCTCGCGATCGCCTCCTATCCGTCGTACCGCCCGGAGGTCTTCTCCGGACGGCGGCCTGGCGGGGTCGAGCGCCTGCTGTCGGACCCTCGTCGGCCGCTCCTCAACCGCGCGGTGGGCGGGCTCTACCCCGCGGCCTCCACGTTCAAGGTCATCACCGCTGCCGCCGCGATGCGACGCGGCTTCCTGCACCCTGACGACATCCTCGCGTCGCCCGGCGAGCTGGAGCTCTACGGGCTGCTGTTCCGCGGCTTCGAGAGCCGGAGCTGGGGAGCCGTGGACGTGCGACGAGCCCTCGAGGTCTCGAGCGACACGTTCTTCTACCAGCTGGGCGACCGGTTCTACCGCGACATGCCGCGAGCCGCGCTCCAGGACGAGGCGCGACGGTTCGGGCTCGGAAGGCCGACTGGGATCGATCTGCCCGGCGGAGACGAGGCCGGGGTGGTGCCCGACCTGGAATGGAAGCGCACCGCGTTCCAGGACAGTCCGGACCCACTCGACCGCACGTGGAAACCGGGCGACTCCATCAACATGTCCACC harbors:
- a CDS encoding heparan-alpha-glucosaminide N-acetyltransferase: MTARAALGATARRQSVNASPSRVGRFWEIDVARTIALAMMVTYHAVYDIDMLSPGLGPDPFLGGWGALPEATASLFLLVAGASLAVSDARMRARGDGSLARLRRHLRRAAVIMAAAVVVSGATAVAFDDRYVRFGILHAIAAGTVVAALTVRLGFLNAPIGVAVLVGALTLPEAGEGSAWLLPLGVVPAGFSSVDYWPLVPWLGPLLVGVALGRLLYPGGGRGRLIGRLDGAGARAGALTVPARHSLTIYLVHQLVLVPLVWAILLVSGAEVWSPA
- the mrdA gene encoding penicillin-binding protein 2: MTISTRRPDRARRPARPVLRRDSAVRVAMLGGVAFAALAVLLVRLWFLQVISQERYAELADANRLRTVRQEAPRGAIVDREGRTLVTHRTGMSVVARAAEFEDGRRWGVVRRLARALGVPAQPLIKEIRAKAGTPLATVMLAEDIDDTTMRYLSERRRDFPGIDLAETYPREYVAGTSLAHVLGYTGPITAETLDEYRARGYLGDETVGVSGLEAQYEEYLAGTPGETVVEVDAFGEPRGRGAVSVTAPRRGNTLELAIDLPTQRALGRALAERVAASGSEGGAAGVALDPRTGEVLAIASYPSYRPEVFSGRRPGGVERLLSDPRRPLLNRAVGGLYPAASTFKVITAAAAMRRGFLHPDDILASPGELELYGLLFRGFESRSWGAVDVRRALEVSSDTFFYQLGDRFYRDMPRAALQDEARRFGLGRPTGIDLPGGDEAGVVPDLEWKRTAFQDSPDPLDRTWKPGDSINMSTGQGNLLVTPLQMAVAYAAIANGGRVVTPMLGRRVKDPAGRVVQRLSAAGGERSVGMAPETLQALRDGLLQAANGHDGTSTAVFGGLPDRVRVAGKTGTAENETGVDHSWYVGFAPAAAPRVVVAVVVEQGGQGANAAAPAVCWTMAAYLKFEAGACGGGASAN